TCCTCTGGAAAACAAGCCCAAACTCACGCAGATGTTGCAGGAAATTCAACAAAGAATCACTCATACCTTCCACAGAATAATCCTGGGAAAGAGAGGTGGCCAGTTGGGTCCAAAATATCCCATTCTCCCCCTCCCAAACTCATACACTCATTCCCTCTTTTCCCATCTATGCTTTGTTCATTCTTATCTTTCATGCTTTTGCCCATAACCTGATTTCCCCTTCATCTCTCTACCCACCAGCTTGCCCACCCAAGCCCCCAGCTCCATCCCCTTGCTTACCTTGCCCAGAGTAGAGAAACTGagctggaagaggaaggagagaatctccacTAGGTCCATGCCCCGACTCTAGggagaaatgggcagagacaAAGGGGCAGGGATGGAAGGGAGAAAATGAGGGGATAGAACATCAGGGGACAGTCTGCAAGGGTAATCTCTCAGTGGGTCCTGAGAAGATCAGAGCATGCCGGCAAGCAGCCTCCTGACCTGGGCTGTCTGCAGATACTGCAACATAAAGTACCACAGCTGGGCAGGGGTGTCCAGCAACAGGAACTGGAAGCCGGCCGAAGTAATGCAGGGTGGCTCTCCAGGTTCAGTGCTAGAGACATAGAGAGGGCCAATGGTGGAGGTATGCATAGAGAGGCCAGCATCCCCTCTTGTCCTCTCATATTTTGTCTTGGTTTCTCTCTGGCTGAATTCCACTCAGCTCTCCTTTCTCAGTTAACTGCCTGCAATCCTAACCCACCCCAGACACTCAGTTTAGCAGGGATCTGATGTACCTCTGGTTTCCTCACCTCTTCATGAGCCCAGCCTGGCTGAGGAGTTGAGCCAAGTCCTGGCTGACGGCTGCACTGGGGGAGCCCACCATGAAGTGCAGGACCACCTGAGGAACAGAAGTGGATAGAGAGAATGATGCCTCTAAGGGCCATGAGATGTAGGAGCACAAGCAGAGACAGAGTCCCAAGTCCTCACCTCCCATCGCTCCTCGGCGTACTTGTCAAGTGAGGGAACATCCCGGGCGTGCTTGTCTGGACCCAGCTGACTTGTGTCATCAGACCAGGCTTTGCCCCTATGCGAGGATGGGCCAAGAGTAAGGaaccctgcctgtgttccctgcctgcttctctgtcctcTTTCCCCCTTCATCTCCATGGGCTATGAGTGGGAGACATTTCTTTCCTACATCATGCAGCTACATCTCGTCCAACTTATTCCTAAAGGAGCTCCCAAAGGTGGAGACCACAAGGTTCCAGAGGGGCCCCTCAGgggctcttccccacccccacccccgcccccagcagttTAAATACTAGATCCCCTGGCCTAGCTTAGGAAGATGGAAGTGACATACCCACCCAGAAGGGCAATGCGGAGGTTCTGGCGGAAGATGGGGTTGAGGATGAGGCCCTGGAGACCACCAGGGAGCAGCTGGGTGTGCCAGATACGGAGGCCACTCAGGAGCCCTGTACTTTCCTCTTGAGCTCTGAAACAGAAGCGGAGAAGTAAGGGGGTGTCCGGAGAACAAGAAGAAGGGGGCCCATAAAGGCCTCCATTTCTGCCTTTTCCGAACTGGTTATCCCTTGGAACACCATTTCATACAGCAAAAAGAGTGTCTTCTTAAGGCAAATTTCTTTACAGCAATGCCTACCAGAATCTTGTTGTAGACATCACAATTTTCCAAGAGGGGAAATACACGCAgagtttcccaaacttattttttaagtacaaGCTTTGTGGTGTATCCATTAATATTTCCTGGAAGTATTCCAAGGAACACTTGGAATAGCTAGTTGTTGAGAAATCTGCATCTGGCTGAGCATGCAGCAGAGACTCACTTGCTGAATTCCTTTTTCACCCACAGGGCTACAGCGGCTTGTGGCAAAGGCTGCTCCAGAAAGAGCATCCGCATCACCCAGTTCTTAGCCAAAGATGGGAGCTCCCTGGAAGGGGGTACAGGTAAAATGTTAGTATCAGAAACTGCCTTATCTGCATCTCTGCCCTCAACAACCTCTCAAcatctcaccccaccccccccacacacacacctttaccAGTCTTGCTGTTCCCACTAGCTCCATCTGTTTTGGCCTGACACACTTCAGTCTTCAAGTCCCCGAGGGCTAAGCTTCAACTCATGATAACTTATTCCAGTCTGAAGGCCTCATTACATTTCCTCAACATGGTCCCTGCCATGAAGGGGGTCCTTACCTGAAGACAGCCAGACAGGTGGCAGGATGCCCATACAATCGGTCTAATACGCCAGGGCTCAGGCTGCCTAGGAATTCCTGCAGATTCCTGCATTGTAGGTGTACTCGGTTCAGTCCACCCCTTGAGGGGGTGCTctccatcatgacctgagagaTGCAAAGTTAGAAATTCACCCCCACAGTCCATGCCAGTGTCATCCCTCACCTCATTCCTATTCCAGATCCACTGGCCCCCACAATAACCCATCCTTTCTGTGATTTCCTCTTCTATGTCACtcatctcctctcctttctcccagaCCTGACCAacctcccctcctctcttgccTCTTCCCCCCACTTCTAGCCTCAACTCCAGTCTTCTCTCAATTTCCAAATTAGAGAATTCTTAATTGTCCCATATTggcaaaatcatttttttaatttcaatgtttCGTCTCATCTTTACCTAAGCAGTGTCAAGGAAACTTGTTTAAGCCCaaccccctctcccttcccctctcctggtCAGATTAGCCCATGAGCTCCAAATTTGTCAGTCCTTCCCATCTGTTTGTTGGCCCCACAGGTCCTGCCGGGCAGAGCAATGAACTACTTTTCTCCTCCTTATCGCCCAAATCTAAGTCCACCTCTCCTCTTTGCCCCGCCAAGACTTCACCTCATTCACCCTGATCGACATGTCGGATCTCCTCACTTCTCTCCTACTTTCCTCCTACTCATCGCCTCTCAGCCAACTCTCATACCTCCCTCATCCCCTCTCTCTCGGCGCCCCCCTACCACTCCGTGTCGCTCCCCCTTCGTGCACCTTGAGTCTCAAGTCGTCGCTTAATCGTAGCTAAGGTCTCGCCTTGGCTCCAGGGAACTGGAGAATGGACgatggaaaatgagagaaaaagatggggagagggacaaagaaCTAGACAGGAGAATGGACgagggaaaatgagagaaaaagatggggagagggacaaagacCTAGACAGTGGAggattcagaagaaaagaaaaggaggggaaggagtggAAAAGTAGGGAAGATAAGAATAGGCGCTGCACTCACTCGCCCGCCGCGGGGCATTCTGGGAATTAGAGTCTTGTCTCGGCTCGCCCTGGAATAGGCTGAAGCGCGTCTGACTACAACTCCCAGAAGGCACCGCGAGGAAGCCGCCAGGAGGGAGACCGGACTTTAATTGCAAGGGCCGGGGACACCCGAGGCCGCGCCGCTTTGTTCCGCGTCACTTTACGCTCACGCCCCTACCGGTGGGTCTAACCGACCTGGGCGGGAGGCGGGACCCCGGGAGGAGAAGTGCCCCGAGGGCTTCCTGGCGGAGGCGCGGACAGGACTCCTAGGTGAGGCGCTTAGTTTAGAGACACACAAACTGAGCTCCTTGAGCTCTTTACTCCTCGTAAAATTGGAGTAAAGCACTCTCTAGAGCGTTCTTGAGAGGTAGGAGTTAGCACTACTCTTTGCGCCTTACTCGGCACGTAAGTACTCGGTCTTAATTGCCACGTCCACCATGCTCCCACCATCCCGTTTTTTTCCGAAGATcctaataaatacaatttttttaagaaaccagtTGTTGGGTCTGATTTGATTTATGAGGCTACtgcaggaaaagggaagggaacgTCTTAAGCCAAAGCCAGAGCTACAAGTATCCCCAAGTTCCTATAAAGTAAGTTTTATCATTCCCGCTTTGCAGACTAGAAGACCAAAGCCCAGTGAGATTAAGAAATTGGCCCCCAATCGTTCATCTAGAAAATCCCGAAGCTGGGATTTGAAGTACATGTGAGGGACCGCGGACCAAAATGGCAAGAACTGTGTAAGACTCTGTTATGCTCACCcgtgcttgttttgtttttccgtTTCTTTAACAGTCGGTGCATATAATCCTCAAGGATGACACAAAACTGACAAAGCTTACTTACGGCTAACCTTAAGTAAAATACGAGACAAATTGGTCTGGAAAAAATGTTTGACAAAATAGACAATACAAAGAGCTTTTTACAAAGCAGtaagaaaacagaatagaaagattGTAGAAAGATGTAACAGgcaataaacagaaaaagaaaagtttataagcaaatgaaaaagctCTCGTCATCGCCAGTAGTTaaggaaaagtaaattaaagaaacagtaaaatatcTGATtagcaaaaaaagggggggcaattGACAACCTCGATGTTGTCACCACATAGGAGCATAAGTACTCATATACTTTTTTTGAAAGTCGACATAGTCACACCTTTTTAAGGGGGCTTTGGCAGTATGTACCAGTTATTTTAATGTAACTGCCGTTTGACCTACCAACTCCACCTTTAGAGATGTATCATACTGAAGTTCTCCCCCATGGATACAGAGATATACATGCAAATTTATTGAAGTGTGTCTGTTATTGTATTATGAAAACAATGGAAAGGGCCTGAATGTCCATCATGGGGAGTTGGTTAGATAAAATGTGGGTCATTGCAACACTTAGGACACTGCATAGTGGCTGAGCTATGTACAACCTATCATGAGGGGGAGAGTGGCGGATTACAAAATGGCATGCCTAGTTCAGTGCCATCTTTGCAAgaagcttttgtgtgtgtgtaaaactgaAATAGGTCATATGCTTCATTTTGACAGGAGCAAGCAAAGGGAAGCTGGGGAGACCCTGCAGTgtagagaaaaatctttaaggCTACCCTTTCCAGAATAGGAGCCACTAGCCACCTGTGGCTATTTATCAGTACtaacacaattctttttttttaattttttattgttatgttaatcaccatacattacatcattagtttttgatgtagtgttccatgattcattgtttgtgcataacacccagtactccacgcagagtgtgccctctttaatacccatcaccaggctaacccatccccctaccctcctcccctctagaaccctgtttgtttttcagagtccatcatctctcctggttcgtctccccctctgacttactccccttcattcttcctctcctgctatcttcttctttttcttttttcttaaaatatgttgcgttatttgtttcagaagtacagatctgtgattcaacagtcttgcacaattcacagcgctcaccgtagcacataccctccccaatgtctatcacccagccacctcatccctcccacccccaaccactccagtaacactcagtttgtttcctgagattcagaattcctcatatcagtgaggtcatatgatacatgtctttctctgattgacttatttcactaagcataacaccctccagttccatccacgtcattgcaaatggcaagatctcattccttttgatggctgcataatattccattgtgtatatataccacatcttctttatccattcatctgtcgatggacatcttggctctttccacagtttagctattgtggacattgctgctataaacattggggtgcacgtaccccttcgggtccctacatttgtatctttggggtaaatacccagtagtgcaattgctggatcgaatggtagctctaatttcaactgtttgaggaacctccatactgttttccagagtggttgcaccagcttgcattcccaccaagggGTTTTTAATTCAACAGATTACCTTTATTGGTATCCTCATTATCCAATTGGCTCATTTTGTGAGTATCATCAGCCAAGACCCCAGGGTCTTTATTTCACACAAACTTCCATCAAGATAGGTCTGCCTTTTCCAATACttgcaagtgatttttttcccccaaccaaTTTAAACTCTGTTAAATGCTCCATTGATGGTTGTGGCTCATCCTTCCAAACCTCTGAAATAATTTAGGCTCTTGATTCTGGCTCCCATCCAAATAGCTCCCACCTATTGGGTCATCTGTACATCTGATCAGCCAAATCCAAGGATTCCCTGCCTGTGACTTCCAGACCCTTGAAGGGGGTCTTAGAATTAGGGCCCAAAAAATTTACACCTCTATTTTTATTAACCTCTAACAGAAATTTAGCATGTCCTCCAAGTATGAATACGAGCAAAACCCCCAGTAGTATTAGCAGCACCTGGGACTTGTCACTGAGACACCACAGCTCTGTTCGTATCCACTACCTTTGTAGAAATCTCCAAGTATTGAGTATCTTTTATGCTTATTACTATTTGGAGATATTAGTAGTTACTACACCCCCTGCtattgttattaaatatattttaaaaacataggttactgtgttttttttttaacattttagtcaACTCTTTCAATTGATCTCTTCTGTGATATGAGATATACacgtgtgtgtgggtatgtgtgtaaCACGTTTTAAAACAATTCTGAGGAGGAATAAGTAGACCTCTCTAGTCTGCCAAAGGGATCCATGGGTCAAACAAGGTTAAGACCTCTGGCCTAATTCAGCCCCCTCCAAGCCTCCTGCAGAGCTCCCACTGGAGTTGACAAGGTTCACACATTCATGTAGGACCTGAGGTCCCACAGGCAAGGGCCTGGCTTATAGACAGACAGAACACTGTGCTGGGCAAGATACACAGTAGGAAATGGaatggggagaagaaaggagaagaaaggaattgGAAATGAGTTGGGAGCAGACACAGGAAGCAGATTTTACCAAAACCCCAAGAAACCCACTCACAGCTGTGGAAAACTCAACCTTTATTATTACCTGCCTAGTGCAGGATATTAAAATTGCATTGAGCTAGATCCATATATTAGTGTAAAAATCTGTGtctctccccccaaaaatgtaCAAACCCCAAGTGATTATAGAAAAACCAATATGGCAGCTACAACAGAGATGTCCAACCCCAAGGCCGCAGGCCATGCTCCCTCTTTCCCCCTAATCCCAGTATTTAATCCACAGAAACATACAGGTTTAGAGAAGTTCTAGCTACAACACAGCAGGTGGGAAGTGGggatggctgggggtgggggacagggatCACCCCCAGGTCCAGTGTTTCagaggatggaggagggagaagccaaAGCCAAGGACAATTCCAGGAGTTAGCACAAGGGAacacctttctccctttcttgtcCTCCTCATTCCCCAGATTCTCAGCCCGTGGGATCCAGTGTGCGAcggaaggagagagaggctggggaggCCACAACCTTCTCTCTAGTAACCAGTGTTGTCCAGTGGGGCCCAGGTGCTCCAATAGGCCTTATCCAGTGTCTGCCCTATATGTGCCCCcatcttccccccgccccccagggatGGCTAGAAGAGGTCAGAGAGGATCCCATCCACAGGGCCAGCTGGGTGGGTGGCAGAGGCTTCTgagagaggagcaggaagggggCATGAGAGTATGTCCTGGGAAGAGAAGGCGTCAGCTCCTTGGTAGGCCCAGCCCACCTATGGTCACACTGCCTCTCCTTCAGAGGTGAAGGGTGGTCGGGACAGGGAATGGAGTGGGGGCGCCATTAAAATCCTCTTGTTTATTGCCTCTGGCTTTGCCTGAATCCTCCCTGAGGAAGGGGCAGCTCGGTGTGATTCACACCGTGTTGAGCGCATCTTCTGCCAGGAACCGATGTAGCTGGGAAAAAGGTGGTCGCTGCTCAGGCTCCCGGCTCCAGCACCGAAGCATCAGCTCATACAGGCCCAGCGGGCAGGCAGGGGGCCGAGAAAGGTACACCTGCATTAGACAGCATGGACGAAAGGCAGGGAACAAATGTTCTTTAGTCCCCAAGATGATAGGCTCTGGCCCTCCCAGACCCACAACCCTaacttccctctcctctgctctgacCTGCCGGCCCTGGTCCCGGAAGAACTCCCCTGCATTCTCGATGACTTGCTCATCAGTGAGCTGCCCAAATGGCTGGGCCCGGCAGAGCATCAGCACCTCCCACAGCGTCACCCCAAAGGCCCACACGTCACTTGCAGTCGTAAACTTCCCCTGGTGTGTAGATAAAGCaacaaaggcagagaaagacatcaGGCAACAcagaccctcctcccctccccacggGGAGCTCCACGTCCACTCAACACTTCCCTGGCCTGACTCCCCCTGGCTGGTCCCCTCCCAAcaagtctgctcctccctccttcgggctctgtcttctttctcaggcTCCAGTCCTCCCCTTGACCTCTTCCCTCTTCCACCCACCCTTCCTCTCCAGCCCGACCCTCATCTTCTGGTCCTGATTCTTCCCCAACTCCTGCCTTTTTATCTCTAGCCTCCTGTCTCCCCTAACCTCTCTTGCTCCCTGACTCCAGCCCTTGTACCCACTCTTGGCTCCTGGGCCCTTTCCCATCATACCATTCCTCCCCGCTTTCTCTGGTCCCTAGAGCCAGAGGGAACCTCACAGAGCATTGGCCCAACCCTCCCGTCAGAGGTGAGGGAACTGCAGTCCCGAAGTCAAGTGACTGACCGGGACCACGGAGCAGCCAGTGCAGCCCTGCCCggccctgccccacccacctctctcagGGCCTCTCACCATGAGGATGCACTCCCAGGCCATCCACCGGATGGGCAGCACTGCCCGGCCCTGGACGCGGTAATAGTCCCCAGCATAGAGGTTCCGGCTCATGCCGAAGTCAGCGATTTTGATAGTGAAATTTTCCCCAACGAGGCAGTTCCTTGTGGCTAGGTCCCTATGCACAAAGTTGAGTGTGGCCAGATAGCGCATGCCTGAGGCAATCTGGGCCGCCACATGTAGCAGCATGGGGTAGCTGAGGAGGGAGCCAACAAGACAGGGTCACTGGGGACTGTCCCAGACTCATCCCCACCTCACAGATTCCTAGGAGAGGAAGGTGGGGCCCACTCCCTGGGACCGGGCCACATCTACTCCTGGTGCAGAGATGGAATGCCCAGGTACAGGCCAGAGGTAGGTGCCCACTCAACATTTGTTTGGCTCATCTGACCCAGGGAGCTACTGCTTTGTTGCCTGGACTCAGGCagtgagggtgagagagagcagagagagattcCTGACAGAGGCCAGGTCCCTTCAGCACCCCCACTGCAGTAACTTCTGGCTTTTGCTCCTCAGTTCCCAGATGAACATGGCCATGTATTCCTcaccccagtccccacccccttGAACCTCTACCTGCCTCCCCATCCCATGTTGGATCCAGGTTGCAGCAAGGGGAGAGgaaacccccaccccccgccccggggagcTCTCAGGGAAGGGCCAGCCTGGGTAAGTGGGTACCTGATGGTGGGCCCCTGGGCAGCCTCCCCGTCTCCGGGGGCCCCCTCAGCCACCTTGTCCTCTAGCTGGTGGGCACTGAGGAACTGGTTAAGGTCACCATTCTCCATGTAGTCAGTAATCATGCAGAGGGGGTCGTCCTGCACACACACGCCCAGGAGCCGGATGATGTTTGGGTCCTTTAGCCTCGACATGATCTTCACCTCCTTCAGGAAATCATTCCTaggaaagcagggagggggcagggctccTGAGGGGCTGATCTGTACTCTCTCTCCTGCCCATGTAGACCAGCGCCCTAACCCCAGCAGACAAGCTGACTCACTAGTGACACTGAGACCTGGCTTGAGATCAGCCTGAGATGGAAACTTCCTTCCCCAGCCACTCCTCCTCTGTTGGCCTCTACCGTATTTCTCTCTTGATGGTTCCCCACTCTTCAGGGCCTCCCTTCCCTATCCCCAGACACCATCCCTGGACCTCACCTGGCATTCTTGGTGGCATCTGGCCGTAGGATCTTGACAGCTACCAGCAAAGGGTGTCCCTTGCACACATTAAGGGGGAAATCAAGACTGACCAGATCTTGAGGGTTCTCTACCTCACACAGGTGCACCTGGGGAAAGAAGCTCATTTGTTAGAAAGTCACATGGGTCACTGAGGTCACAAGGTCAGCTGGGATAACACAGTCACGGATGACAGGTTCTGACCGATGGGGATGTATGGGCATGGCGTCAGAGCCCCAGATAGTCGAGACTCTACTGATAGCTGGGCAGGGATCTTCCTTACCTCCCCAAATTGGCCCTCGCCAAGCTTCTCCTTGAAGCGGAGCCGAGACCGAGGGAAATCCACTCTGGGAGGCCCATCCCCGGCAGCCCCTGGGGGCAGCGCGGGCACAGCATAGGTGTTGCCCCCGGTGACGCCCTGCAGGGTGACAATGTCAGCCTCGGCATAATGGGGGACGCTGttctggggaggtgggggcagaagcGGGGCACCCGGCTTCTCGGGTTCCATATAGTCCCCACTGCAGGCTGGAGGCGTGAGGGGAAAGAAGACAAGACGAGGCATCAGGAGCAGCCCCCGAGAGCCATGGTTCTCCACACCCtggcctcccaaaggccccctGTCTCCCAGCTGGGTGAGAGATGGGGTCTACCCTCCATCTTCTTGGTATTCTAACCCTGCAACCTCAAACCAGAGAAGATGCTGGTATGAGATGAGAGCGAGCTGTTTCAGAGTTTAAGGCAACGGGAATGGTTGAACAAAGAATGTCATAAAGTCTGCTTTCTAGGGATCCCAGCACAGCCCAAGAGACCATGACAGAAGTCTTGACTGGAAGAGGGATTCCTCTACCCACCATCAGAAGAAGGATGGTGCCAGTCATCCGGTCACCCCCTACTTTCCAAACCCTTGTCCCACTCGCCGCCGGGCCCTCCTGCTCACTTGGCTGTTCTACCGGCCCGCACCCCGCCACACACACTATCAGCCGTGGTTCCTCCCTGCCGTGGTTACCCAAACCCTCCCCGACCCAAGAGTCCAAGCTCAGAGACAAGCAGAGACAGGGGCACacagaaagggggagagggggacagtTCCTCACGGCCAGGACAACAAGGAATCCACAGACAGAGGAGGGGAAGCAGAGCTGTCCCCTCTTAGCCCTGGGGAAGCAGCAACACTGAGAGAAGGCAACACCAAGGAGAAGCGGAGCAGACAGGAAGGGCAGGGTGCGAGCCTTCAGCTCTGGGACTGCGGAGAGAGAGCGCATggcgggggagggcaggcacCCAGGGTGAGAGGCCCTCCTCCTCGCAGCTCTAGAGAGAGGGGAAACAAAGGAGGAGTTACAAGAGAACCTGGGGCCAGCGCAGCAACCTCCTCTCTGGCTCTGGAGAGCGGAAAAGATGGGGTGGATGAAGAGGACAGAGCTGAGAACCAgcgagctccctgctcctctgctcAAGGGAAAGGCTTTAAGAAGGAACAAGCACGGCAGAGGCTAGCTGAGGCCATAAGAGCTTCCTCCTTGGGAGCTCAGGAGAGCAAAAGAGGccacagcagggagagagggagtgcaagGTGTGAGGACTTTTCCCTGCCCCAGTAGAGGTATGGGGAGCCTGGAGGAGCCCAGGGGCAGAGGGGCTTACCCTGGGTGTTGGTGGGTTTGGCCCAGGCGGGTGTGGGGGGGCCGGGGCCCCGAGGGGGACGGGCGTAAGTGGCCAGAAGGAGGCGGTAGGCTGGATTGGAGAGCAGCAACGCTGtcgggagaaggagggaggggagacacGGGGAAGGGATGAGACTCAAGGCTAGACAGACAGGGAGACCTGCAACAGGGCAAGACCAGGGCTGATGGGAATGAATGTACTGAGAGACAGGGACAGGGTACAACAAGGATCTGGAGAGTGCTGGGTAGCTGGATGAACAATGAATGAAGGGGTGCacagatggatgggtagatgggtggatgataaatgaatggttggatggatggatggatggctggatggacagatagacaaatgaatggatgaatatatatggatggctggatggatgatagatgaatggttggatggtggatggatggagagataaacaAATGGATGTTTGAATATatatggatagatggatgatggatgagtGATTGGTTGGTGAATGGATGTATGtacagatggatgaatgggtgaatggatgtATGAACACGGATGGataatggatggatagatggacagaaagaagacagatgtggtgggatggatggatgggcagataaACAGaagatggatgggtggttggatggatggatgacagaaggatgaatggatgtatgaatatttatggatggatggatgatagataaaCGGTCAGATGGTGGATAGAGgaatggatggacaggtggatgaaCAGATGTATAAATACAGATAGAAGGatggataatggatggatggatagattgaTGAATGGAATGACCATGGCAAGtctaggagaaaggagaggagccaGGAAGACACAACGAGAGGGCAcaacaaagaagagagagagatgtgtatGGGACACAGAGACAGGGATTCGGGGTAATACATGGAAAATTCTTGAGAGAAATTATATGGTAGGGACATGGAGTGACATAGAGTGTGGTGACCAGGGacacagaaataaggaaatgagTTGAAATTtggaaagacaggaaaagaagagaatggaaacagagaggaaaagggatacaataagaaaataagcagAGGATGGAGGGGGGACTAGAACAAGGCAGGTCTTACCAGAGCTGTTGGGGACACTGGGAGCAGAGTGGGGCGGATTCCCACGAGGGCGGGGTTCCTGGTAAGGGGGTGGCTCAAGAGGGCCTGGGCGGTTGTTGATGAGGATGGTGTCCCcagggacagacagatggactGTCAGCTCCTCTTCCAATACCCGGCGCTCGGCCTTGTCACGGGAATGGGAATGTTAACTGCACATGATTCCAGCTCATTAAATGCCAagctccccttctccccttcagTCCCCACAACAGTCGCATAGTGTGTATCTACTATTAACTCTGTTTCGCAGGTAAAGAAACAGAGGTTCAAGAGCATGTAGGTGAGTCCCCTGATGTCTCACAATGGGATTCCAACCCAAATTTGACCAGATAGTTCTAGAATTATAAACCTTCATGCATCTCACCACCACCGAACCCTCGCCAGGAAGGCAAGGGCTTGGAGTGTGCCTGGCTTCTTCCTCTAGCTCCACTCTCCCCGCTTCCCAT
Above is a window of Zalophus californianus isolate mZalCal1 chromosome 7, mZalCal1.pri.v2, whole genome shotgun sequence DNA encoding:
- the GTF2H4 gene encoding general transcription factor IIH subunit 4 isoform X2; translation: MMESTPSRGGLNRVHLQCRNLQEFLGSLSPGVLDRLYGHPATCLAVFRELPSLAKNWVMRMLFLEQPLPQAAVALWVKKEFSKAQEESTGLLSGLRIWHTQLLPGGLQGLILNPIFRQNLRIALLGGGKAWSDDTSQLGPDKHARDVPSLDKYAEERWEVVLHFMVGSPSAAVSQDLAQLLSQAGLMKSTEPGEPPCITSAGFQFLLLDTPAQLWYFMLQYLQTAQLSFSTLGKDYSVEGMSDSLLNFLQHLREFGLVFQRKRKSRRYYPTRLAINLSSGVSGAGGTAHQPGFIVVETNYRLYAYTESELQIALIALFSEMLYRFPNMVVAQVTRESVQQAIASGITAQQIIHFLRTRAHPVMLKQTPVLPPTITDQIRLWELERDRLRFTEGVLYNQFLSQVDFELLLAHARELGVLVFENSAKRLMVVTPAGHSDVKRFWKRQKHSS
- the GTF2H4 gene encoding general transcription factor IIH subunit 4 isoform X1, whose amino-acid sequence is MMESTPSRGGLNRVHLQCRNLQEFLGSLSPGVLDRLYGHPATCLAVFRELPSLAKNWVMRMLFLEQPLPQAAVALWVKKEFSKAQEESTGLLSGLRIWHTQLLPGGLQGLILNPIFRQNLRIALLGGGKAWSDDTSQLGPDKHARDVPSLDKYAEERWEVVLHFMVGSPSAAVSQDLAQLLSQAGLMKSTEPGEPPCITSAGFQFLLLDTPAQLWYFMLQYLQTAQSRGMDLVEILSFLFQLSFSTLGKDYSVEGMSDSLLNFLQHLREFGLVFQRKRKSRRYYPTRLAINLSSGVSGAGGTAHQPGFIVVETNYRLYAYTESELQIALIALFSEMLYRFPNMVVAQVTRESVQQAIASGITAQQIIHFLRTRAHPVMLKQTPVLPPTITDQIRLWELERDRLRFTEGVLYNQFLSQVDFELLLAHARELGVLVFENSAKRLMVVTPAGHSDVKRFWKRQKHSS
- the DDR1 gene encoding epithelial discoidin domain-containing receptor 1 isoform X1 gives rise to the protein MGPGALCSLPLLLLPSLLLVATGHADMKGHFDPAKCRYALGMQDRTIPDADISASSSWSDSTAARHSRLESSDGDGAWCPAGPVFPKEEEYLQVDLRRLHLVALVGTQGRHAGGLGKEFSPSYRLRYSRDGHRWMDWRDRWGQEVILGNEDPGGVVLKDLGPPMVARLVRFYPRADRVMSVCLRVELYGCLWKDGLLSYTAPVGQTMYLSEAVHLNDSTYDGHTTHAVGGLLYGGLGQLADGVVGLDDFRKSQELRVWPGYDYVGWSNYSFPGGYVEMEFEFDRLRAFQAMQVHCNNMHTLGARLPGGVECRFKRGPAMAWEGEPVRHALGGSLGDPRARAVSVPLGGRVGRFLQCRFLFAGPWLLFSEISFISDVVNDSSPALGGTFPPAPWWPPGPPPTNFSSLELEPRGQQPVAKAEGSPTAILIGCLVAIILLLLLIIALMLWRLHWRRLLSKAERRVLEEELTVHLSVPGDTILINNRPGPLEPPPYQEPRPRGNPPHSAPSVPNSSALLLSNPAYRLLLATYARPPRGPGPPTPAWAKPTNTQACSGDYMEPEKPGAPLLPPPPQNSVPHYAEADIVTLQGVTGGNTYAVPALPPGAAGDGPPRVDFPRSRLRFKEKLGEGQFGEVHLCEVENPQDLVSLDFPLNVCKGHPLLVAVKILRPDATKNARNDFLKEVKIMSRLKDPNIIRLLGVCVQDDPLCMITDYMENGDLNQFLSAHQLEDKVAEGAPGDGEAAQGPTISYPMLLHVAAQIASGMRYLATLNFVHRDLATRNCLVGENFTIKIADFGMSRNLYAGDYYRVQGRAVLPIRWMAWECILMGKFTTASDVWAFGVTLWEVLMLCRAQPFGQLTDEQVIENAGEFFRDQGRQVYLSRPPACPLGLYELMLRCWSREPEQRPPFSQLHRFLAEDALNTV